From a single Pseudomonas triticicola genomic region:
- the pap gene encoding polyphosphate:AMP phosphotransferase has protein sequence MFESAEIGHAIDKDTYEAAVPALREALLEAQFELQQQKRFPVIILINGIEGAGKGETVKLLNEWMDPRLIEVRTFDQQTDEELARPPAWRYWRMLPAKGRMGVFFGNWYSQMLQGRVHGLFKDPRLDQAIAGAERLEKMLCDEGALIFKFWFHLSKKQMKARLKSLADDPLHSWRISPLDWQQSQTYDKFVKYGERVLRRTSRDYAPWHVIEGVDANYRSLAVGKILLEGLQSALKRADVNPHEVSAAPLGTPVDQLNLLDSLDLTQRLDKKDYEEQLITEQARLSGLMRDKRMRRHALVAVFEGNDAAGKGGAIRRVAAALDPRQYSIVPIAAPTEEERAQPYLWRFWRHLPARGKFTVFDRSWYGRVLVERIEGFCTSADWLRAYGEINDFEEQLADAGVIVVKFWLAIDKDTQMERFQEREEISFKRFKITEDDWRNREKWDDYRRAVGDMVDRTSTEIAPWTLVEANDKRWARVKVLRTINRALEDAFEKSDKKAKKHKD, from the coding sequence AGCGCTTTCCGGTGATCATCCTGATCAACGGCATTGAAGGGGCGGGCAAGGGCGAGACGGTCAAGCTGCTCAACGAGTGGATGGACCCGCGCCTGATCGAAGTGCGCACCTTCGACCAGCAAACCGATGAAGAACTGGCGCGGCCACCGGCGTGGCGCTACTGGCGCATGCTGCCGGCCAAGGGGCGGATGGGCGTGTTCTTCGGCAACTGGTACAGCCAGATGCTCCAGGGGCGGGTGCATGGGTTGTTCAAGGATCCGCGTCTGGACCAGGCCATCGCCGGCGCCGAGCGTCTGGAAAAAATGCTCTGCGATGAAGGCGCGCTGATCTTCAAGTTCTGGTTTCACCTGTCCAAGAAGCAAATGAAAGCGCGGCTCAAATCGCTGGCCGACGACCCGTTGCACAGTTGGCGCATCAGTCCGCTGGACTGGCAGCAATCACAGACTTACGACAAATTCGTCAAATATGGCGAGCGGGTGTTGCGCCGCACCAGCCGTGATTACGCACCGTGGCATGTCATCGAAGGCGTCGATGCCAATTACCGCAGCCTGGCTGTGGGCAAGATTCTCCTCGAAGGCCTGCAAAGTGCGCTCAAGCGTGCCGACGTCAATCCCCACGAAGTCAGTGCCGCGCCGCTGGGCACGCCGGTCGATCAGTTGAACCTGCTCGACAGCCTCGATCTGACCCAGCGTCTGGACAAGAAAGACTATGAAGAACAACTGATCACCGAACAGGCGCGTCTGTCCGGGCTGATGCGCGACAAACGCATGCGCCGCCATGCGCTGGTCGCGGTGTTCGAGGGTAACGACGCGGCGGGCAAGGGCGGGGCGATTCGCCGCGTAGCAGCCGCGCTCGATCCGCGTCAGTACAGCATCGTGCCGATCGCCGCGCCGACCGAAGAAGAGCGCGCGCAACCCTACCTGTGGCGGTTCTGGCGACACCTTCCGGCGCGGGGCAAATTCACCGTGTTCGACCGCTCCTGGTATGGGCGGGTCCTGGTCGAGCGGATCGAAGGCTTCTGCACCTCGGCCGACTGGCTGCGCGCCTACGGCGAAATCAACGACTTCGAAGAGCAACTGGCCGACGCCGGAGTCATCGTGGTCAAGTTCTGGCTGGCTATCGACAAGGACACGCAGATGGAGCGCTTTCAGGAGCGCGAAGAAATTTCCTTCAAGCGCTTCAAGATTACCGAGGACGACTGGCGCAACCGGGAAAAGTGGGACGACTATCGCCGGGCGGTCGGCGACATGGTCGATCGCACCAGCACCGAGATCGCGCCGTGGACGCTGGTCGAGGCCAATGACAAACGCTGGGCACGGGTGAAAGTGTTGCGCACCATCAACCGCGCGCTGGAAGACGCGTTCGAGAAATCCGACAAGAAGGCCAAAAAGCACAAGGATTGA
- a CDS encoding DMT family transporter, with product MHISSGRWVYGLFLALLTAFLWGILPIKLKQVLQVMDPVTVTWFRLMVSGGCLFIYLASVKRLPSRKVLGPKGGWLVLMAVLGLVGNYVLYLMGLNLLSPGTAQLVVQMGPIMLLIASLFVFKERFSIGQGIGLLVLLIGFGLFFNQRLAELLTSLSDYTAGVLLVLLASTVWTFYALGQKQLLTVWNSLQVMMVIYLFCGLLLTPWVHPLEALNLSPLQGWLLLACCMNTLIAYGAFAEALAHWEASRVSATLAITPLVTFVAVAVAARIWPEYVHAEQINALGYGGAVLVVLGSALVALGPSLIAGLKARRMKMAAS from the coding sequence ATGCACATTTCATCGGGGCGCTGGGTGTACGGACTGTTCCTGGCGCTGCTGACCGCGTTTCTGTGGGGCATCCTGCCGATCAAGCTCAAACAGGTATTGCAGGTGATGGACCCGGTCACGGTGACCTGGTTTCGCCTGATGGTGTCCGGTGGCTGCCTGTTCATCTATCTGGCGTCGGTCAAGCGCCTGCCAAGTCGCAAGGTGCTCGGGCCGAAGGGTGGCTGGCTGGTGCTGATGGCGGTGCTGGGGCTGGTCGGCAATTACGTGTTGTATCTGATGGGCCTCAACCTGCTCAGCCCCGGCACCGCGCAATTGGTGGTGCAAATGGGGCCGATCATGCTGCTGATCGCCAGTCTGTTCGTGTTCAAGGAGCGCTTCAGCATTGGCCAGGGCATCGGCTTGCTGGTGTTGCTGATCGGCTTCGGCCTGTTCTTCAATCAGCGCCTGGCGGAGCTGCTGACCTCGCTGTCCGACTACACCGCCGGCGTGCTGCTGGTGCTGCTGGCGTCGACGGTCTGGACCTTCTATGCGCTGGGCCAGAAGCAATTGCTGACGGTGTGGAATTCGTTGCAGGTGATGATGGTGATCTATCTGTTCTGCGGGCTATTGCTGACGCCGTGGGTGCATCCGCTTGAAGCGCTGAATCTGAGCCCGTTGCAGGGCTGGCTGCTGTTGGCGTGCTGCATGAACACCTTGATCGCCTACGGCGCATTCGCCGAAGCACTGGCGCATTGGGAAGCATCGCGGGTCAGCGCAACATTGGCAATCACGCCGCTGGTGACGTTTGTGGCGGTGGCGGTTGCGGCGCGGATCTGGCCGGAGTACGTGCATGCCGAGCAGATCAATGCGCTGGGCTATGGCGGGGCGGTGCTGGTGGTGCTGGGTTCGGCGCTGGTGGCGTTGGGGCCATCGTTGATTGCAGGGTTGAAGGCGCGTCGGATGAAGATGGCAGCCAGTTGA
- a CDS encoding DUF6316 family protein produces MYAMRAEDSAPATRFRSDRVCRVNGELYFSTRENTLEGPYDSQVIEREIQAYIARMQRQGSSR; encoded by the coding sequence ATGTACGCCATGCGCGCCGAGGACAGCGCCCCCGCCACCCGTTTTCGCAGCGACCGCGTGTGTCGGGTCAATGGCGAGCTGTATTTCAGCACCCGGGAAAATACCCTCGAAGGGCCGTATGACAGTCAGGTGATCGAGCGGGAGATTCAGGCATATATTGCGCGAATGCAGCGGCAGGGTTCCAGCCGCTGA
- a CDS encoding thiolase family protein — protein sequence MREVVIVDSVRTGLAKSFRGKFNQTRPDDMAAHCVNALLTRNDIDPASVEDCIVGAGSNEGAQGYNIGRNVAVLSRLGTGTAGMTLNRFCSSGLQAIAIAANQIASGCSDIIVAGGVESISLTLKSVNTDHLINPLLKQQTPGIYYTMGQTAEVVARRYGVSREAQDRYALQSQIRTAQAQAAGLFDDEIVPMAVKYRVEDKNSGEVQIVDGVVERDDCNRPDTTYESLAGLKTVFADDGSVTAGNSSQLSDGASMTLVMSLDKALELGLKPKALFRGFTVAGCEPDEMGIGPVFSVPKLLKAKGLQVADIDLWELNEAFASQCLYSRDRLEIDNDKYNVNGGSISIGHPFGMTGSRQVGHLIRELQRRNLRYGIVTMCVGGGMGASGLFEAVR from the coding sequence ATGCGTGAAGTGGTGATCGTCGACAGCGTGCGGACCGGCCTGGCCAAATCCTTTCGCGGCAAGTTCAACCAGACCCGCCCCGATGACATGGCGGCCCACTGCGTCAATGCGCTGCTGACCCGCAACGATATCGACCCGGCCAGCGTCGAGGACTGCATCGTCGGCGCCGGCTCCAACGAGGGCGCGCAGGGCTACAACATCGGCCGCAACGTCGCGGTGCTTTCGCGCCTGGGCACCGGCACCGCCGGCATGACCCTCAACCGTTTCTGTTCCTCGGGCTTGCAGGCGATTGCGATTGCCGCCAACCAGATCGCCTCCGGTTGCAGCGACATCATCGTTGCCGGCGGCGTCGAGTCGATCAGCCTGACCCTGAAAAGCGTCAACACCGATCACCTGATCAACCCGCTGCTCAAGCAACAGACTCCCGGCATCTACTACACCATGGGCCAGACCGCCGAAGTGGTGGCACGACGTTACGGCGTCAGCCGCGAAGCGCAGGATCGCTATGCGCTGCAAAGCCAGATCCGCACGGCCCAGGCCCAGGCTGCGGGTTTGTTCGATGATGAAATCGTGCCGATGGCGGTGAAATACCGGGTCGAGGATAAGAACAGCGGCGAAGTGCAGATTGTCGACGGCGTCGTCGAGCGCGACGACTGCAACCGCCCGGACACCACGTACGAAAGCCTTGCCGGTTTGAAAACGGTGTTCGCCGACGACGGTTCGGTGACGGCGGGCAATTCCTCGCAGCTGTCCGACGGTGCCTCGATGACACTGGTGATGAGCCTGGATAAAGCGCTGGAGTTGGGGCTCAAGCCGAAAGCGTTATTCCGTGGCTTCACCGTCGCCGGCTGCGAGCCGGACGAAATGGGCATCGGCCCGGTGTTCTCGGTGCCGAAACTGCTCAAGGCCAAGGGCCTGCAAGTGGCGGATATCGATCTGTGGGAATTGAACGAGGCGTTCGCTTCGCAGTGTCTCTACAGCCGCGACCGGCTGGAGATCGACAACGACAAGTACAACGTCAATGGCGGCTCGATTTCCATCGGCCACCCGTTCGGCATGACCGGCTCGCGTCAGGTCGGGCATTTGATCCGGGAATTGCAGCGGCGCAATCTGCGCTACGGCATCGTCACCATGTGCGTGGGTGGCGGGATGGGGGCGAGCGGGTTGTTTGAGGCGGTGCGCTAA